Proteins encoded in a region of the Vicia villosa cultivar HV-30 ecotype Madison, WI linkage group LG5, Vvil1.0, whole genome shotgun sequence genome:
- the LOC131601749 gene encoding homeobox-leucine zipper protein HDG2-like, giving the protein MFQSNLLEAGQFHPLEMMQNTSESDVPRIREDECFESATKSYSENHEGGAASGEEQEPRPKRKRYHRHTQHQIQEMESFFKECPHPDDKQRKELSRELGLEPLQVKFWFQNKRTQMKTQHERSENSQLRAENEKLRADNMRYREALSNASCPNCGGPTAIGEMSFDEHHLRLENARLREEIDRISAIAAKYVGKPVVNYSNISPSLPPRPLEIGFGNQQGMGTMDMYGGSGELLRTLSGPTAADKPIIIELAVAAMEELTGMAQMGEPLWLSTTLDGAATVLNEDEYVRSFPRGIGPKPNGFKCEASRETSVVIMNHVNLVEILMDVNQWSTVFAGIVSRAMTVEVLSTGVAGNYNGALQVMTAEFQVPSPLVPTRESYFVRYCKQHTDGTWAVVDVSLDNLRPSPSSRCRRRPSGCLIQEMPNGYSKVTWVEHVEVDDRGVHNLYKQLVSTGHAFGAKRWVATLDRQCERLASSMATNIPTVDVGVITNQEGRKSMLKLAERMVISFCGGVSASTAHTWTTLSGTGADDVRVMTRKSVDDPGRPPGIVLSAATSFWLPVPPKQVFDFLRDENSRNEWDILSNGGAVQEMAHIANGRETGNCVSLLRVNSANSSQSNMLILQESVTDSTGSFVIYAPVDIVAMNVVLNGGDPDYVALLPSGFAILSDGNGSDESGAQAGGGSLLTVAFQILVDSVPTAKLSLGSVATVNSLITCTVERIKASLCGEAA; this is encoded by the exons ATGTTTCAGTCAAACCTTTTGGAAGCTGGTCAGTTCCATCCATTAGAGATGATGCAAAACACTTCTGAAAGCGATGTTCCGCGAATCCGCGAAGATGAATGCTTTGAAAGTGCTACAAAATCCTACAGTGAGAATCATGAAGGTGGTGCTGCTTCTGGTGAAGAACAAGAGCCACGTCCCAAAAGAAAACGTTACCACCGCCATACTCAGCACCAGATCCAAGAAATGGAATC TTTTTTCAAGGAGTGTCCACATCCGGACGACAAACAAAGGAAGGAGCTGAGTAGAGAGTTAGGGTTAGAGCCATTGCAGGTTAAGTTTTGGTTTCAAAACAAACGAACTCAGATGAAG ACCCAACATGAACGTTCAGAGAATTCACAGCTTAGGGCAGAAAATGAGAAGCTTAGGGCAGATAATATGAGGTATAGGGAAGCTCTTAGCAATGCTTCATGCCCTAATTGTGGTGGTCCTACAGCTATAGGTGAAATGTCATTTGATGAACATCATTTGAGGCTTGAAAATGCAAGGCTACGAGAAGAG attgataGGATTTCAGCAATTGCAGCGAAATATGTAGGAAAGCCGGTGGTAAACTATTCAAACATTTCACCATCTCTTCCACCACGTCCATTAGAAATTGGTTTTGGTAACCAACAAGGGATGGGTACCATGGACATGTATGGTGGTAGTGGAGAACTTCTAAGGACATTAAGTGGACCGACTGCAGCAGACAAAccaataataatagaattagctGTTGCGGCCATGGAAGAACTCACTGGTATGGCACAGATGGGTGAACCTCTTTGGTTAAGTACTACACTTGATGGAGCTGCCACGGTTCTTAATGAAGATGAATATGTTAGGTCATTTCCTCGTGGAATTGGACCAAAGCCGAATGGATTTAAATGTGAAGCCTCTAGAGAAACATCTGTTGTTATCATGAATCATGTCAACCTTGTTGAGATTCTCATGGATGTG AACCAATGGTCGACGGTGTTCGCTGGTATTGTTTCAAGAGCTATGACTGTGGAAGTGTTGTCAACTGGTGTGGCAGGAAACTACAATGGTGCTTTACAAGTG ATGACAGCAGAATTTCAAGTACCTTCACCTCTCGTGCCAACTCGTGAGAGTTATTTTGTAAGGTATTGTAAACAACATACGGACGGGACATGGGCGGTTGTGGATGTTTCTTTGGATAATCTGCGCCCTAGTCCTTCATCCAGATGCAGAAGAAGGCCTTCCGGTTGCTTAATTCAGGAAATGCCTAATGGCTACTCAAAG GTGACATGGGTTGAACATGTAGAAGTCGATGACAGAGGTGTTCATAATCTATACAAGCAACTTGTTAGCACTGGACATGCATTTGGCGCAAAACGTTGGGTTGCAACATTAGATCGACAATGTGAAAGGCTCGCTAGCTCTATGGCAACCAACATTCCCACCGTAGATGTTGGCG TGATAACAAACCAAGAAGGGAGAAAGAGTATGCTGAAACTCGCGGAGAGAATGGTGATAAGTTTCTGTGGCGGAGTGAGTGCTTCAACAGCACACACATGGACAACGCTATCTGGAACAGGAGCTGATGATGTGAGAGTGATGACACGTAAGAGCGTCGATGATCCTGGAAGACCTCCTGGTATTGTTCTTAGTGCTGCTACTTCTTTCTGGCTTCCAGTTCCACCTAAACAAGTTTTTGATTTCCTTCGCGACGAAAACTCAAGAAATGAG TGGGACATTCTTTCTAACGGCGGAGCAGTCCAAGAAATGGCACACATTGCTAACGGAAGAGAAACTGGAAACTGTGTCTCCCTACTAAGAGTAAAT AGTGCGAATTCAAGCCAAAGCAACATGCTAATATTACAAGAGAGTGTAACAGATTCAACAGGCTCATTTGTTATCTATGCACCAGTAGATATTGTTGCTATGAATGTGGTTCTAAACGGAGGAGATCCCGATTATGTAGCACTTCTTCCATCAGGATTTGCTATACTTTCTGATGGAAACGGAAGTGATGAATCTGGAGCACAAGCTGGTGGTGGATCTCTTTTGACGGTTGCGTTTCAAATATTGGTTGATTCCGTTCCAACTGCTAAACTTTCGCTCGGATCTGTTGCTACGGTTAATAGTCTTATTACTTGTACTGTCGAGAGAATCAAAGCTTCTTTATGCGGTGAAGCTGCTTAA